From Clostridiales bacterium, the proteins below share one genomic window:
- a CDS encoding galactose-1-phosphate uridylyltransferase: MTHEEIKNIIAYAKSRLELDERDEIYKANRISEIAQSGLDGAELEDAIFGELSLLPSAVNNRFEALFKQNAKSATDWLYNYCINNKYIKKSVLDKNQRFETANGLIITINKAKPEFRDPNLAKNGNRVEGGFAKCVICRQNEGNGEKNKRNLRTVSLTLGGEQWFWQYSPYGYFNEHGIAVSCKHSPMHIDGQTLNNLLDFVNMFPHYFIGCNAALPRIGGSVLAHDHYQGGGEVLPLHKTEIRTKVYDKRFPDVTVGILDWPGTVLRIKSDKRNDIIDVADRIRQAWIQYNNPDLGIIARDENGIHNAISPTVIKTSGGYEMNIILRSNITSEEYPDGVFHAHPEYHAIKKESIGLIEAQGLFILPGRLEEELNEVQMLIVEKQPLPEIFSQFKLVYDETKALYESGRYKDVKTAMRDELGSVCYRILQNTAVFKDEKDFIVFLKTAGFEV; the protein is encoded by the coding sequence ATGACGCATGAAGAGATAAAGAATATTATAGCCTACGCCAAAAGCCGTTTGGAGCTTGACGAGCGTGACGAAATATATAAAGCCAACCGAATATCGGAGATAGCGCAAAGCGGTTTGGATGGCGCAGAGTTAGAGGACGCAATATTTGGCGAGCTCTCGCTTTTGCCGTCTGCCGTAAACAACAGATTCGAAGCGTTATTTAAACAAAACGCCAAATCAGCAACCGATTGGCTGTACAATTATTGCATAAATAACAAGTATATAAAGAAATCCGTTTTGGACAAAAATCAGCGATTCGAAACGGCAAATGGCTTAATAATTACAATAAATAAGGCAAAGCCGGAATTTCGAGACCCCAATCTTGCCAAGAACGGCAACCGTGTGGAAGGTGGTTTTGCTAAGTGCGTTATTTGCCGTCAAAACGAGGGCAACGGCGAAAAAAATAAACGAAACTTGCGAACGGTGTCATTGACGCTCGGTGGGGAACAGTGGTTTTGGCAATATTCGCCTTATGGGTATTTTAACGAACACGGAATAGCGGTAAGCTGTAAGCATTCGCCTATGCACATAGACGGGCAGACGCTTAATAACCTTTTGGATTTTGTGAATATGTTTCCGCATTATTTCATTGGTTGCAATGCGGCACTGCCGAGGATCGGCGGAAGCGTACTGGCTCACGATCATTATCAGGGCGGTGGTGAAGTGTTGCCGCTGCATAAGACCGAAATTAGGACGAAAGTCTATGATAAAAGATTTCCCGATGTGACGGTGGGCATTCTCGACTGGCCGGGAACGGTATTAAGAATAAAAAGCGATAAGCGCAACGATATAATAGACGTAGCGGACAGAATAAGGCAAGCGTGGATACAGTATAACAATCCCGATCTCGGCATAATCGCTCGGGATGAGAACGGAATCCACAATGCCATTAGCCCGACCGTGATAAAGACGTCAGGCGGCTACGAAATGAACATTATATTAAGAAGCAATATTACGAGCGAGGAGTATCCCGATGGAGTATTTCATGCTCATCCCGAATATCACGCAATAAAGAAAGAGAGTATCGGGTTAATCGAAGCGCAGGGCTTGTTTATACTCCCGGGCAGGCTCGAAGAAGAATTGAACGAAGTCCAAATGCTAATAGTAGAAAAACAACCGTTACCTGAAATTTTTTCTCAATTCAAGCTTGTATACGACGAAACAAAGGCGTTGTATGAGAGCGGGAGATATAAGGATGTTAAAACTGCTATGCGGGACGAA